A single genomic interval of Polynucleobacter necessarius harbors:
- the ispH gene encoding 4-hydroxy-3-methylbut-2-enyl diphosphate reductase — MSDSNNTEILMAQPRGFCAGVDRAINIVNEALNRFGAPIYVRHEIVHNVYVVNELRDKGAVFVNELHEVPKGRIVVFSAHGVSQEVRKDAEARGLQVYDATCPLVTKVHLEVVKMCKEGFTVLMIGHAGHPEVEGTMGQVKEGVFLIEKLGDVSALPFPADEKIVFVTQTTLSVDETKEIVEALTKKFPNIVQPRKQDICYATQNRQDAVKFMAPQVEVVIVVGSATSSNSNRLRELAEKLGVPAYMVDSPEQLNPEWFAGKKRVGLTVGASAPEVLAQSIVSRIQKFGPRQVRALDGVVEDITFSLPKNLVD, encoded by the coding sequence ATGAGTGATTCCAATAACACAGAAATTTTGATGGCTCAGCCGCGCGGTTTTTGCGCAGGCGTTGACCGTGCAATTAATATCGTGAATGAAGCGCTGAATCGTTTCGGTGCGCCAATTTATGTGCGTCACGAAATTGTGCACAACGTATATGTGGTGAATGAGCTGCGCGATAAGGGCGCGGTATTTGTGAATGAGCTGCACGAAGTTCCTAAAGGTAGAATTGTCGTGTTTAGTGCTCACGGCGTTTCTCAGGAAGTGCGTAAAGACGCCGAAGCTCGGGGTTTGCAGGTCTATGACGCCACATGTCCTTTGGTGACTAAGGTTCATCTTGAAGTCGTCAAAATGTGTAAAGAGGGTTTCACGGTTCTGATGATTGGCCATGCCGGGCATCCAGAAGTGGAAGGGACCATGGGTCAGGTAAAAGAAGGTGTGTTCTTAATTGAGAAGCTTGGAGATGTGAGCGCGTTACCATTTCCTGCTGATGAGAAGATCGTCTTTGTAACCCAGACAACACTGTCAGTGGATGAGACAAAGGAGATTGTTGAAGCTTTAACAAAAAAGTTTCCCAATATTGTTCAACCCCGCAAACAAGATATTTGTTACGCCACTCAAAATCGTCAAGACGCCGTGAAATTTATGGCGCCACAAGTTGAAGTGGTTATTGTGGTGGGAAGCGCCACAAGCTCGAACTCCAATCGTTTGCGAGAGCTGGCTGAAAAGCTTGGCGTTCCTGCTTACATGGTGGATTCCCCGGAGCAGCTCAATCCAGAATGGTTTGCTGGTAAAAAGCGTGTCGGTTTAACTGTCGGCGCTTCTGCGCCAGAAGTCTTGGCTCAGTCGATTGTTAGTCGTATACAGAAATTTGGTCCACGACAAGTGCGTGCGCTCGATGGTGTAGTTGAAGATATTACTTTTTCGTTGCCTAAAAATTTAGTTGATTGA
- a CDS encoding FKBP-type peptidyl-prolyl cis-trans isomerase: MTKLTVLPNSYLTLNYRLTLPNGEDYINTFIDRPATVLMGSGQFAPCFEKVLLGLGVGEKKSALLAPEESFGARKEDLVQWVSLKALKEGRDDDVEFNPGDVIEFNAPGGAQYAGVLQSINDEGAWFEFNHPLAGRPVTFEAEIVAIL; encoded by the coding sequence ATGACCAAGCTTACCGTTTTGCCTAATTCCTACTTGACTCTGAACTACCGGCTCACTTTGCCCAATGGGGAGGATTACATCAACACCTTTATCGATCGTCCTGCGACGGTTTTGATGGGATCTGGACAATTTGCTCCTTGCTTTGAAAAGGTATTGCTGGGTTTAGGGGTTGGTGAGAAAAAAAGTGCACTCCTTGCGCCTGAAGAAAGTTTTGGTGCGCGCAAGGAGGATTTAGTGCAGTGGGTATCGCTCAAGGCGCTGAAAGAAGGTCGTGATGACGATGTGGAATTTAATCCAGGCGATGTGATTGAGTTCAATGCGCCGGGTGGCGCTCAGTACGCAGGCGTTTTGCAATCGATTAATGATGAGGGCGCATGGTTTGAATTTAATCATCCCCTTGCCGGCAGACCTGTGACTTTTGAAGCAGAGATTGTAGCGATCCTATAA